In Electrophorus electricus isolate fEleEle1 chromosome 14, fEleEle1.pri, whole genome shotgun sequence, a single window of DNA contains:
- the adam11 gene encoding disintegrin and metalloproteinase domain-containing protein 11 isoform X1, translating to MLLMQCLLWAAATARFAVTGWDFAPRDGTARRGDRAGYAQELTEPKRLQQHGDAADELAHRRLDTRVKAHAGDPHPVHLAQISFLVEAFGTPFILDLELNHNLLSSDYVERHFDEYGAPSQNQGGELCYYHGVVRGLKDSWAAVSTCHGLRGMFFDGNFSYGIEPMQRSNKQERNVHVVYRMPDVQLTKPFCSECTGSSNSEGGSASDDDAPGSTETDWPVFTDGLRRTKRQIRRAPRTVQTETKYVELLVVNDYDLFVQMRRSTAQTRNFAKAVVNMADAIYKEQLNTRIVLVAMETWSSQNMVSVGDDPLMTLRDFMKYRRENIKEQSDTAHLLSGRTFHSARSGTAYIEGICSPVRGGGVNEYGNVGPMAITLCQSLGQNLGMMWNKDRSTAGDCRCPDPWLGCIMEDTGYYLPRKFSRCSVEEYLRFLQEGGGSCLFNKPTKLLDPPECGNGFVEQGEECDCGSQVECSRAGGACCKKCTLTHDAMCSTGLCCNRCRYEQRGIVCREAVNDCDVPETCAGDSSQCPPNVHKLDGYMCDSGQGRCYGGRCKTRDAQCQALWGNNAADRICYEKLNTEGTEKGSCGRDPGGQGWVQCNKQDVLCGFLLCTNMTMKPRYGDLQGEVTSLTIYHQNKYLDCRGGHAVLEDGSDLGYVEDGTPCGPNMMCLDHRCLPVMTFNLSTCPGSSPSRICSDHGTCSNEVKCICDSDYTGKDCSVYDPIPDPELPDGPEKYKGPSGTNIIIGSLAGAILLAAIVLGGTGWGFKNIRRGRYDPAEQDMM from the exons ATGCTGCTGATGCAGTGCCTTCTGTGGGCTGCAGCTACGGCTCGGTTCGCCGTGACAG GCTGGGACTTCGCGCCGCGGGACGGGACGGCACGGCGCGGGGACCGCGCGGGTTACGCGCAGGAGCTCACGGAACCCAAGCGGCTCCAGCAGCACGGCGACGCGGCGGACGAGCTCGCGCACCGTCGCCTGGATACCAGAGTAAAGGCCCACGCCGGTGACCCGCAC CCAGTCCATTTGGCTCAGATATCTTTCCTGGTGGAGGCCTTTGGGACGCCTTTTATTCTGGACTTGGAACTAAACCA TAATCTCTTGTCATCAGATTATGTGGAGCgacattttgatgaatatggAGCACCATCTCAGAACCAG GGTGGAGAGCTGTGCTATTATCATGGTGTAGTGCGAGGGCTAAAGGACTCCTGGGCTGCTGTCTCCACCTGCCACGGCCTCCG gggtatGTTCTTCGATGGCAACTTTTCTTATGGAATTGAACCCATGCAGCGCTCCAACAAACAG GAACGGAACGTTCATGTTGTGTACAGAATGCCAGACGTGCAACTTACGAAGCCGTTCTGCTCAG AATGCACAGGGAGCAGTAACTCGGAGGGTGGTTCTGCCAGTGACGATGATGCCCCCGGGTCTACAGAGACAGACTGGCCCGTCTTCACAGATGGGTTGAGGAGGACAAAAAGACAG ATCCGTAGGGCACCGCGGACTGTCCAAACCGAGACCAAATATGTTGAACTGCTGGTGGTGAATGACTATGACCTG TTTGTTCAGATGCGCAGGTCTACTGCTCAGACACGGAACTTTGCGAAAGCCGTAGTGAACATGGCTGACGCA ATTTATAAAGAACAACTTAACACTAGGATTGTGCTTGTGGCCATGGAAACGTGGTCATCCCAGAACATGGTTTCAGTTGGTGACGACCCCCTGATGACCCTGCGTGATTTTATGAAGTACAGGAGGGAGAACATCAAAGAGCAGAGTGACACAGCACACCTGCTCTC GGGGCGCACATTCCACAGTGCCCGCAGTGGAACAGCCTACATTGAGGGCATTTGCTCCCCAGTCCGGGGAGGAGGGGTCAATGAG taTGGAAACGTAGGACCCATGGCTATCACTCTGTGTCAGAGTCTGGGGCAGAACCTGGGTATGATGTGGAATAAAGACCGCTCCACCGCAG gggATTGTAGGTGTCCAGATCCATGGCTTGGTTGTATTATGGAGGATACAGG atactACCTGCCACGTAAGTTCTCCCGCTGCAGTGTGGAAGAGTACCTTCGCTTCCTCCAGGAGGGAGGGGGCAGCTGTCTCTTCAACAAACCCACCAAG CTGTTAGACCCTCCGGAGTGTGGGAACGGATTTGTGGAACAGGGAGAGGAGTGTGACTGCGGCTCCCAAGTG GAGTGCTCTCGTGCTGGGGGTGCATGCTGCAAGAAGTGCACCCTTACCCATGATGCCATGTGCAGTACCGGACTCTGTTGCAACAGGTGTAGG tatGAGCAGAGAGGCATAGTGTGTCGGGAAGCAGTGAACGACTGTGACGTGCCGGAGACGTGTGCAGGTGACTCCAGCCAG tgCCCTCCTAATGTCCACAAACTGGACGGCTACATGTGTGACTCAGGACAG GGTCGTTGCTATGGAGGCCGCTGCAAGACCAGAGACGCCCAGTGTCAAGCACTGTGGGGGAACA acgcTGCAGATCGGATCTGCTATGAGAAGCTGAACACAGAGGGGACAGAGAAGGGCAGCTGTGGCCGTGATCCAGGTGGTCAAGGCTGGGTACAGTGCAACAAACA GGATGTTCTGTGTGGTTTTCTGTTATGCACTAATATGACGATGAAACCTCGATATGGAGACTTGCAAGGCGAAGTTACAAGTCTCACAATCTACCATCAAAACAAGTACCTGGACTGCCG tggAGGTCATGCTGTATTGGAGGATGGCTCTGATCTGGGTTACGTGGAGGACGGCACTCCCTGTGGTCCCAACATGATGTGTCTGGACCACCGCTGTCTCCCTGTCATGACCTTTAATCTGTCCACATGTCCAGGGTCTTCTCCCTCACGCATCTGCTCCGACCATGGG ACATGTAGCAATGAGGTGAAGTGCATCTGTGACTCAGACTACACAGGCAAGGACTGCAGCGTGTACGACCCCATCCCTGACCCTGAGCTTCCGGATGGGCCCGAGAAATACAAAG
- the adam11 gene encoding disintegrin and metalloproteinase domain-containing protein 11 isoform X2 codes for MLLMQCLLWAAATARFAVTGWDFAPRDGTARRGDRAGYAQELTEPKRLQQHGDAADELAHRRLDTRVKAHAGDPHPVHLAQISFLVEAFGTPFILDLELNHNLLSSDYVERHFDEYGAPSQNQGGELCYYHGVVRGLKDSWAAVSTCHGLRGMFFDGNFSYGIEPMQRSNKQERNVHVVYRMPDVQLTKPFCSECTGSSNSEGGSASDDDAPGSTETDWPVFTDGLRRTKRQIRRAPRTVQTETKYVELLVVNDYDLFVQMRRSTAQTRNFAKAVVNMADAIYKEQLNTRIVLVAMETWSSQNMVSVGDDPLMTLRDFMKYRRENIKEQSDTAHLLSGRTFHSARSGTAYIEGICSPVRGGGVNEYGNVGPMAITLCQSLGQNLGMMWNKDRSTAGDCRCPDPWLGCIMEDTGYYLPRKFSRCSVEEYLRFLQEGGGSCLFNKPTKLLDPPECGNGFVEQGEECDCGSQVECSRAGGACCKKCTLTHDAMCSTGLCCNRCRYEQRGIVCREAVNDCDVPETCAGDSSQCPPNVHKLDGYMCDSGQGRCYGGRCKTRDAQCQALWGNNAADRICYEKLNTEGTEKGSCGRDPGGQGWVQCNKQDVLCGFLLCTNMTMKPRYGDLQGEVTSLTIYHQNKYLDCRGGHAVLEDGSDLGYVEDGTPCGPNMMCLDHRCLPVMTFNLSTCPGSSPSRICSDHGTCSNEVKCICDSDYTGKDCSVYDPIPDPELPDGPEKYKGPSGTNIIIGSLAGAILLAAIVLGGTGWGFKNIRRGRSGGG; via the exons ATGCTGCTGATGCAGTGCCTTCTGTGGGCTGCAGCTACGGCTCGGTTCGCCGTGACAG GCTGGGACTTCGCGCCGCGGGACGGGACGGCACGGCGCGGGGACCGCGCGGGTTACGCGCAGGAGCTCACGGAACCCAAGCGGCTCCAGCAGCACGGCGACGCGGCGGACGAGCTCGCGCACCGTCGCCTGGATACCAGAGTAAAGGCCCACGCCGGTGACCCGCAC CCAGTCCATTTGGCTCAGATATCTTTCCTGGTGGAGGCCTTTGGGACGCCTTTTATTCTGGACTTGGAACTAAACCA TAATCTCTTGTCATCAGATTATGTGGAGCgacattttgatgaatatggAGCACCATCTCAGAACCAG GGTGGAGAGCTGTGCTATTATCATGGTGTAGTGCGAGGGCTAAAGGACTCCTGGGCTGCTGTCTCCACCTGCCACGGCCTCCG gggtatGTTCTTCGATGGCAACTTTTCTTATGGAATTGAACCCATGCAGCGCTCCAACAAACAG GAACGGAACGTTCATGTTGTGTACAGAATGCCAGACGTGCAACTTACGAAGCCGTTCTGCTCAG AATGCACAGGGAGCAGTAACTCGGAGGGTGGTTCTGCCAGTGACGATGATGCCCCCGGGTCTACAGAGACAGACTGGCCCGTCTTCACAGATGGGTTGAGGAGGACAAAAAGACAG ATCCGTAGGGCACCGCGGACTGTCCAAACCGAGACCAAATATGTTGAACTGCTGGTGGTGAATGACTATGACCTG TTTGTTCAGATGCGCAGGTCTACTGCTCAGACACGGAACTTTGCGAAAGCCGTAGTGAACATGGCTGACGCA ATTTATAAAGAACAACTTAACACTAGGATTGTGCTTGTGGCCATGGAAACGTGGTCATCCCAGAACATGGTTTCAGTTGGTGACGACCCCCTGATGACCCTGCGTGATTTTATGAAGTACAGGAGGGAGAACATCAAAGAGCAGAGTGACACAGCACACCTGCTCTC GGGGCGCACATTCCACAGTGCCCGCAGTGGAACAGCCTACATTGAGGGCATTTGCTCCCCAGTCCGGGGAGGAGGGGTCAATGAG taTGGAAACGTAGGACCCATGGCTATCACTCTGTGTCAGAGTCTGGGGCAGAACCTGGGTATGATGTGGAATAAAGACCGCTCCACCGCAG gggATTGTAGGTGTCCAGATCCATGGCTTGGTTGTATTATGGAGGATACAGG atactACCTGCCACGTAAGTTCTCCCGCTGCAGTGTGGAAGAGTACCTTCGCTTCCTCCAGGAGGGAGGGGGCAGCTGTCTCTTCAACAAACCCACCAAG CTGTTAGACCCTCCGGAGTGTGGGAACGGATTTGTGGAACAGGGAGAGGAGTGTGACTGCGGCTCCCAAGTG GAGTGCTCTCGTGCTGGGGGTGCATGCTGCAAGAAGTGCACCCTTACCCATGATGCCATGTGCAGTACCGGACTCTGTTGCAACAGGTGTAGG tatGAGCAGAGAGGCATAGTGTGTCGGGAAGCAGTGAACGACTGTGACGTGCCGGAGACGTGTGCAGGTGACTCCAGCCAG tgCCCTCCTAATGTCCACAAACTGGACGGCTACATGTGTGACTCAGGACAG GGTCGTTGCTATGGAGGCCGCTGCAAGACCAGAGACGCCCAGTGTCAAGCACTGTGGGGGAACA acgcTGCAGATCGGATCTGCTATGAGAAGCTGAACACAGAGGGGACAGAGAAGGGCAGCTGTGGCCGTGATCCAGGTGGTCAAGGCTGGGTACAGTGCAACAAACA GGATGTTCTGTGTGGTTTTCTGTTATGCACTAATATGACGATGAAACCTCGATATGGAGACTTGCAAGGCGAAGTTACAAGTCTCACAATCTACCATCAAAACAAGTACCTGGACTGCCG tggAGGTCATGCTGTATTGGAGGATGGCTCTGATCTGGGTTACGTGGAGGACGGCACTCCCTGTGGTCCCAACATGATGTGTCTGGACCACCGCTGTCTCCCTGTCATGACCTTTAATCTGTCCACATGTCCAGGGTCTTCTCCCTCACGCATCTGCTCCGACCATGGG ACATGTAGCAATGAGGTGAAGTGCATCTGTGACTCAGACTACACAGGCAAGGACTGCAGCGTGTACGACCCCATCCCTGACCCTGAGCTTCCGGATGGGCCCGAGAAATACAAAG
- the adam11 gene encoding disintegrin and metalloproteinase domain-containing protein 11 isoform X3, whose product MFFDGNFSYGIEPMQRSNKQERNVHVVYRMPDVQLTKPFCSECTGSSNSEGGSASDDDAPGSTETDWPVFTDGLRRTKRQIRRAPRTVQTETKYVELLVVNDYDLFVQMRRSTAQTRNFAKAVVNMADAIYKEQLNTRIVLVAMETWSSQNMVSVGDDPLMTLRDFMKYRRENIKEQSDTAHLLSGRTFHSARSGTAYIEGICSPVRGGGVNEYGNVGPMAITLCQSLGQNLGMMWNKDRSTAGDCRCPDPWLGCIMEDTGYYLPRKFSRCSVEEYLRFLQEGGGSCLFNKPTKLLDPPECGNGFVEQGEECDCGSQVECSRAGGACCKKCTLTHDAMCSTGLCCNRCRYEQRGIVCREAVNDCDVPETCAGDSSQCPPNVHKLDGYMCDSGQGRCYGGRCKTRDAQCQALWGNNAADRICYEKLNTEGTEKGSCGRDPGGQGWVQCNKQDVLCGFLLCTNMTMKPRYGDLQGEVTSLTIYHQNKYLDCRGGHAVLEDGSDLGYVEDGTPCGPNMMCLDHRCLPVMTFNLSTCPGSSPSRICSDHGTCSNEVKCICDSDYTGKDCSVYDPIPDPELPDGPEKYKGPSGTNIIIGSLAGAILLAAIVLGGTGWGFKNIRRGRYDPAEQDMM is encoded by the exons atGTTCTTCGATGGCAACTTTTCTTATGGAATTGAACCCATGCAGCGCTCCAACAAACAG GAACGGAACGTTCATGTTGTGTACAGAATGCCAGACGTGCAACTTACGAAGCCGTTCTGCTCAG AATGCACAGGGAGCAGTAACTCGGAGGGTGGTTCTGCCAGTGACGATGATGCCCCCGGGTCTACAGAGACAGACTGGCCCGTCTTCACAGATGGGTTGAGGAGGACAAAAAGACAG ATCCGTAGGGCACCGCGGACTGTCCAAACCGAGACCAAATATGTTGAACTGCTGGTGGTGAATGACTATGACCTG TTTGTTCAGATGCGCAGGTCTACTGCTCAGACACGGAACTTTGCGAAAGCCGTAGTGAACATGGCTGACGCA ATTTATAAAGAACAACTTAACACTAGGATTGTGCTTGTGGCCATGGAAACGTGGTCATCCCAGAACATGGTTTCAGTTGGTGACGACCCCCTGATGACCCTGCGTGATTTTATGAAGTACAGGAGGGAGAACATCAAAGAGCAGAGTGACACAGCACACCTGCTCTC GGGGCGCACATTCCACAGTGCCCGCAGTGGAACAGCCTACATTGAGGGCATTTGCTCCCCAGTCCGGGGAGGAGGGGTCAATGAG taTGGAAACGTAGGACCCATGGCTATCACTCTGTGTCAGAGTCTGGGGCAGAACCTGGGTATGATGTGGAATAAAGACCGCTCCACCGCAG gggATTGTAGGTGTCCAGATCCATGGCTTGGTTGTATTATGGAGGATACAGG atactACCTGCCACGTAAGTTCTCCCGCTGCAGTGTGGAAGAGTACCTTCGCTTCCTCCAGGAGGGAGGGGGCAGCTGTCTCTTCAACAAACCCACCAAG CTGTTAGACCCTCCGGAGTGTGGGAACGGATTTGTGGAACAGGGAGAGGAGTGTGACTGCGGCTCCCAAGTG GAGTGCTCTCGTGCTGGGGGTGCATGCTGCAAGAAGTGCACCCTTACCCATGATGCCATGTGCAGTACCGGACTCTGTTGCAACAGGTGTAGG tatGAGCAGAGAGGCATAGTGTGTCGGGAAGCAGTGAACGACTGTGACGTGCCGGAGACGTGTGCAGGTGACTCCAGCCAG tgCCCTCCTAATGTCCACAAACTGGACGGCTACATGTGTGACTCAGGACAG GGTCGTTGCTATGGAGGCCGCTGCAAGACCAGAGACGCCCAGTGTCAAGCACTGTGGGGGAACA acgcTGCAGATCGGATCTGCTATGAGAAGCTGAACACAGAGGGGACAGAGAAGGGCAGCTGTGGCCGTGATCCAGGTGGTCAAGGCTGGGTACAGTGCAACAAACA GGATGTTCTGTGTGGTTTTCTGTTATGCACTAATATGACGATGAAACCTCGATATGGAGACTTGCAAGGCGAAGTTACAAGTCTCACAATCTACCATCAAAACAAGTACCTGGACTGCCG tggAGGTCATGCTGTATTGGAGGATGGCTCTGATCTGGGTTACGTGGAGGACGGCACTCCCTGTGGTCCCAACATGATGTGTCTGGACCACCGCTGTCTCCCTGTCATGACCTTTAATCTGTCCACATGTCCAGGGTCTTCTCCCTCACGCATCTGCTCCGACCATGGG ACATGTAGCAATGAGGTGAAGTGCATCTGTGACTCAGACTACACAGGCAAGGACTGCAGCGTGTACGACCCCATCCCTGACCCTGAGCTTCCGGATGGGCCCGAGAAATACAAAG